From Pelosinus fermentans DSM 17108, the proteins below share one genomic window:
- the rplL gene encoding 50S ribosomal protein L7/L12 — translation MTQQEIMQAIENMSVLELSELVKALEEKFGVSAAAPVAAAAAAPAAAAAAEEKTEFDVILTSAGASKINVIKVVREITGLGLKEAKEVVDGAPKAVKEKIAKADADAIKAKLEEAGAAVEVK, via the coding sequence ATGACTCAACAAGAAATTATGCAAGCAATTGAGAACATGAGTGTTCTTGAATTATCTGAATTGGTGAAAGCTCTAGAAGAAAAATTTGGTGTTTCTGCAGCTGCTCCTGTAGCAGCTGCTGCTGCCGCTCCAGCTGCTGCTGCTGCCGCTGAAGAAAAAACTGAATTTGATGTTATTCTTACTAGCGCTGGCGCTAGTAAAATCAACGTTATCAAAGTTGTTCGCGAAATCACTGGTCTTGGCTTGAAAGAAGCTAAAGAAGTAGTTGATGGTGCTCCTAAAGCAGTTAAAGAAAAAATTGCTAAAGCTGATGCTGACGCAATCAAAGCTAAACTTGAAGAAGCTGGCGCAGCTGTAGAAGTTAAGTAA
- the rplJ gene encoding 50S ribosomal protein L10 has protein sequence MAVTSEKISVVSELKGKLSVTKGAVLTNYRGLTVAQDTQLRRKLREAGVEYRVVKNTMTRIAAKEIGIEGLDVYLEGPTAIAISETDPVAPARVISDFVKEHKLKTLEVKAGLLDGKVIDAEGVKALASLPTREVLIAQVLAGMQTPIVGFVNVLQGSIRKFVYALDAVRKQKESA, from the coding sequence GTGGCTGTAACATCAGAAAAAATATCAGTCGTTTCCGAACTGAAAGGTAAACTTTCTGTAACAAAAGGTGCGGTATTGACAAACTACCGTGGTCTTACTGTGGCACAAGACACTCAACTTCGTCGTAAATTACGTGAAGCTGGCGTGGAATACCGTGTAGTAAAAAATACGATGACACGGATTGCTGCTAAGGAAATCGGAATTGAAGGGTTGGACGTTTATCTTGAAGGTCCAACTGCAATTGCGATTTCTGAAACAGACCCCGTTGCTCCAGCACGTGTAATTTCTGACTTTGTAAAAGAGCATAAATTAAAAACATTGGAAGTAAAAGCTGGTTTGTTAGATGGTAAGGTTATTGATGCAGAAGGTGTAAAAGCTTTGGCAAGCCTACCAACTCGCGAAGTGCTTATTGCTCAAGTTTTGGCTGGTATGCAAACTCCAATTGTTGGATTTGTCAATGTACTTCAAGGTTCTATCCGCAAATTCGTATATGCGCTTGATGCTGTGCGCAAACAAAAAGAATCAGCATAA
- the rplA gene encoding 50S ribosomal protein L1, whose translation MPKHGKKYEEAAKLIEANKLYETEEAIELAKKTASAKFDETIEVAIKLGVDPKHADQQVRGAVVLPHGTGKTKTVLVFAKGEKAKEAEAAGADFVGAEDIVAKIQGGWTEFDVAVATPDMMGTVGRLGKVLGPKGLMPNPKVGTVTLDVARAISEIKAGKIEYRTDKAGNIHAPIGKISFDNEKIIENFQALVDILNKVKPAAAKGQYMRSVTISTTMGPGVKVNPLKVSGKK comes from the coding sequence ATGCCAAAACATGGTAAGAAATACGAAGAAGCTGCGAAACTGATTGAAGCAAATAAGTTATATGAAACTGAAGAAGCCATAGAACTTGCTAAAAAAACAGCTAGCGCTAAATTTGATGAAACAATCGAAGTTGCGATTAAATTAGGGGTTGACCCTAAACATGCTGATCAGCAAGTACGTGGAGCGGTAGTATTGCCTCACGGTACTGGTAAAACCAAAACTGTTTTGGTTTTTGCTAAAGGTGAGAAAGCAAAAGAAGCAGAAGCTGCTGGTGCTGACTTTGTTGGCGCTGAAGATATCGTAGCAAAAATTCAGGGTGGATGGACTGAGTTTGATGTAGCAGTTGCTACTCCTGATATGATGGGTACTGTTGGTCGTTTAGGTAAAGTATTAGGCCCTAAAGGTTTAATGCCGAATCCTAAAGTTGGTACAGTTACTTTAGATGTTGCTCGTGCGATTAGTGAAATAAAAGCAGGTAAAATCGAGTATCGTACTGATAAAGCTGGTAATATTCATGCACCAATCGGTAAAATATCATTTGACAATGAAAAAATTATCGAAAATTTTCAAGCGTTGGTTGACATCTTGAATAAGGTAAAACCAGCTGCTGCTAAAGGACAATACATGCGTAGTGTTACTATAAGTACTACAATGGGTCCTGGTGTAAAAGTAAATCCACTTAAAGTTTCTGGCAAGAAATAA
- the rplK gene encoding 50S ribosomal protein L11: protein MAKKVIKLVKLQVPAGKATPAPPVGPALGQAGVNIMAFVKDFNERTAAQAGLIIPVEITVFEDRSFTFITKTPPAPILLKKAAGIETASGEPNKKKVAKVSRDKVREIAEAKMKDLNAASVEAAMRMIEGTARSMGIDIID from the coding sequence ATGGCTAAGAAAGTTATAAAACTTGTAAAGTTGCAAGTTCCTGCTGGTAAAGCAACTCCGGCGCCTCCAGTCGGCCCTGCGCTCGGTCAAGCTGGCGTGAATATTATGGCGTTTGTTAAGGACTTTAACGAAAGAACCGCTGCGCAAGCTGGTTTGATTATTCCGGTAGAAATTACCGTGTTCGAAGATAGATCCTTTACTTTCATTACCAAAACTCCTCCAGCTCCTATTCTTCTTAAGAAAGCTGCTGGTATTGAGACTGCATCAGGCGAACCAAACAAGAAAAAAGTTGCTAAAGTATCTCGTGACAAAGTTCGCGAAATTGCTGAAGCAAAAATGAAAGATCTTAACGCTGCTTCTGTAGAAGCTGCTATGCGTATGATCGAAGGTACTGCCCGTAGCATGGGTATTGACATCATTGATTAG
- the nusG gene encoding transcription termination/antitermination protein NusG: MESEKNWYVIHTYSGYENKVKANLERKVHSMGMEDEIFRIVVPMEDEVEMKDGKKKITKKKVFPGYVLVEMIVNDKSWYVVRNTPGVTGFVGSGTKPIPLTDAEVKNILKSMGIEELKPKLNIEVAQVIRITSGAFENWTAKVLEIYQDRSKLKVLVDMFGRETPVELDFSQVEKV; this comes from the coding sequence ATGGAATCTGAAAAAAATTGGTATGTAATCCATACATATTCTGGCTATGAAAACAAAGTAAAGGCTAATCTGGAACGCAAAGTCCATTCTATGGGTATGGAAGATGAAATCTTTCGAATTGTAGTACCGATGGAAGATGAAGTTGAAATGAAAGATGGCAAGAAAAAAATTACCAAGAAAAAAGTTTTCCCTGGATATGTTCTGGTAGAAATGATTGTCAATGACAAATCATGGTATGTTGTGCGCAACACGCCAGGTGTTACAGGTTTTGTTGGCTCTGGTACTAAACCTATCCCGCTTACTGATGCCGAAGTGAAAAACATTTTAAAATCCATGGGCATTGAAGAGCTTAAGCCGAAGTTAAATATTGAAGTTGCTCAAGTAATTCGTATTACTTCTGGAGCCTTCGAGAATTGGACAGCCAAGGTGCTTGAAATTTACCAAGACCGTAGCAAACTGAAAGTGCTTGTTGATATGTTTGGACGGGAGACACCGGTGGAATTAGATTTTTCTCAAGTTGAGAAAGTTTAA
- the secE gene encoding preprotein translocase subunit SecE — translation MVAQETTVQTSPSRWKKFFREVKAELKKVSWPTKQELISNTGVVFVAVLVIAGLIWAIDAVFAQILHLIIK, via the coding sequence ATGGTTGCCCAAGAAACAACAGTTCAAACGAGTCCTTCTCGTTGGAAAAAGTTTTTTCGTGAAGTGAAAGCTGAATTAAAAAAAGTATCTTGGCCTACCAAACAAGAGCTTATCTCTAATACAGGAGTGGTATTTGTTGCTGTATTAGTGATTGCGGGTTTGATATGGGCAATTGATGCTGTGTTTGCTCAAATATTACATTTGATTATCAAGTAG
- the rpmG gene encoding 50S ribosomal protein L33, producing the protein MRNAVTLACTDCKQRNYQTNKNKKNDPDRLEFNKYCKFCKKHTLHKETK; encoded by the coding sequence ATGCGCAATGCGGTAACGTTAGCTTGTACTGATTGCAAGCAACGTAATTATCAAACCAATAAAAACAAGAAAAATGACCCAGATAGATTAGAATTCAATAAGTATTGCAAGTTTTGCAAAAAACATACTTTACACAAAGAAACGAAATAA
- the tuf gene encoding elongation factor Tu, which produces MAKKKFERNKPHINIGTIGHVDHGKTSLTAAITMTLSKHGGGEFMAYDMIDKAPEERERGITINTAHVEYETEKRHYAHVDCPGHADYVKNMITGAAQMDGAILVVSAADGPMPQTREHILLSRQVGVPSMVVFLNKADLVDDDELIELVEMEVRELLSSYEFPGDDIPVVCGSAVQALNCGCASRECKWCGKIFDLMDKVDEYIPTPVRATDKPFLMPVEDVFTITGRGTVATGRVERGEIKVGDNIEIVGMTEKPRTVVVTGVEMFRKLLDSAVAGDNIGALLRGVERKDIERGQVLAKPGSIIQHTKYKAEVYVLSKEEGGRHTPFFTNYRPQFYFRTTDVTGVVSLPEGVEMVMPGDNIQMSIELITPIALEEGLRFAIREGGRTVGAGVVTAIEA; this is translated from the coding sequence ATGGCAAAGAAAAAGTTTGAAAGAAATAAACCACATATTAACATTGGAACAATTGGTCACGTGGATCATGGTAAGACTTCCTTAACAGCTGCAATTACCATGACTCTTTCGAAACATGGTGGCGGAGAATTCATGGCATATGACATGATTGATAAAGCTCCAGAAGAAAGAGAACGCGGTATTACGATTAATACAGCTCACGTAGAGTATGAAACTGAAAAACGTCACTATGCTCACGTTGACTGCCCGGGCCATGCTGATTATGTAAAAAACATGATCACTGGTGCTGCTCAAATGGATGGAGCGATTCTAGTAGTAAGTGCTGCTGATGGCCCTATGCCGCAAACTCGTGAACATATTCTATTGTCTCGTCAAGTAGGCGTACCTTCCATGGTAGTGTTCTTGAACAAAGCAGACTTGGTTGATGATGATGAATTAATCGAATTGGTTGAAATGGAAGTTCGTGAACTTCTGTCCAGCTATGAATTCCCTGGTGATGATATTCCTGTAGTTTGTGGTTCCGCTGTACAGGCGCTTAACTGCGGTTGTGCAAGTCGCGAATGCAAATGGTGCGGAAAAATATTTGATCTGATGGATAAAGTAGATGAGTACATTCCAACTCCAGTACGTGCAACAGACAAACCTTTCTTGATGCCTGTTGAAGACGTGTTCACGATTACTGGTCGTGGTACAGTTGCGACTGGTCGTGTGGAACGTGGTGAAATCAAAGTTGGTGACAACATTGAAATCGTTGGTATGACTGAAAAACCTAGAACTGTAGTAGTAACTGGGGTAGAAATGTTCCGTAAACTCTTAGATTCTGCAGTAGCAGGAGATAACATTGGTGCACTTCTTCGTGGTGTTGAACGTAAAGATATCGAACGCGGTCAAGTATTGGCTAAACCAGGTTCTATCATTCAACATACGAAGTACAAAGCAGAAGTATATGTACTGTCTAAAGAAGAAGGCGGTCGTCATACTCCGTTCTTTACCAACTATCGTCCACAATTCTACTTCCGTACAACAGACGTTACTGGTGTAGTAAGTCTGCCAGAAGGTGTAGAAATGGTTATGCCTGGTGACAACATTCAAATGTCAATTGAGCTTATCACTCCAATTGCACTTGAAGAAGGACTTCGTTTCGCGATTCGCGAAGGTGGCCGTACTGTTGGCGCTGGCGTAGTAACTGCGATTGAAGCATAA
- a CDS encoding undecaprenyl-diphosphate phosphatase yields the protein MNENLIAVIIGIVEGVTEYLPVSSTGHMILAGSMLGFEGEKASVFEVFIQLGAILSVLFLYQEKFSRMLKPQQLNVYGNGLSIKHVLAGVVPVMGIAYLLHKPIKEYLFSPYTVIIGLVVGGIFMLFAEKVAKRPVTTDVDKITMQQAFFVGLFQVLALWPGFSRSGSTISGGLLLGLSRGAAAEFSFIIAVPLMAVACIYDLLKVWDTLNIADIQMFSIGFAVAFVVAYISIVWFIKFLNKSTLASFAYYRFVVAAISYYYFFL from the coding sequence ATGAATGAAAATTTAATTGCTGTGATAATTGGTATTGTGGAAGGTGTGACAGAGTATCTGCCCGTTTCTTCTACTGGACATATGATTTTAGCAGGAAGTATGTTGGGGTTTGAGGGAGAAAAGGCTAGTGTTTTTGAAGTATTTATTCAGCTAGGTGCTATTTTATCGGTGCTTTTCTTATATCAAGAGAAATTTTCTCGTATGTTAAAACCGCAGCAGTTAAACGTTTATGGCAATGGATTGTCCATTAAACATGTTTTGGCTGGCGTTGTTCCAGTTATGGGCATTGCATATTTATTGCACAAGCCAATTAAAGAATATTTATTTTCTCCTTATACAGTTATTATTGGCTTAGTTGTAGGAGGCATCTTTATGTTATTTGCTGAGAAAGTCGCAAAGCGCCCTGTAACTACGGATGTTGATAAAATAACAATGCAGCAAGCTTTCTTTGTAGGGCTGTTTCAAGTGCTGGCGTTATGGCCTGGTTTTTCTCGTTCGGGTTCTACTATTTCTGGAGGACTTCTTCTGGGGCTAAGCCGTGGTGCTGCTGCTGAATTTTCCTTTATTATCGCTGTCCCTCTAATGGCGGTAGCCTGTATATATGATTTATTAAAAGTTTGGGATACGTTGAACATAGCTGATATACAAATGTTTTCCATTGGATTTGCAGTTGCTTTTGTTGTAGCCTACATATCAATTGTTTGGTTTATTAAATTTCTAAATAAGTCTACCTTGGCTTCTTTTGCTTACTATCGCTTTGTGGTAGCTGCCATATCCTATTATTATTTTTTCTTGTAA
- the pfp gene encoding diphosphate--fructose-6-phosphate 1-phosphotransferase, with protein sequence MLETKKTIAILCGGGPAPGMNSVISAVTIEAIKNGWNVMGIYEGYTHLCNGEKHVVSLTIDMVSRIHLDGGSILGTARVNPTKSEAHLRNVVNTLIEMGVTHLVTIGGDDTAYSACKVAEYARRVLEIDLLVVHVPKTIDNDLPLPEGIPTFGFETARALGSQLVTNLMEDAKTTNRWYFAIAMGRTAGHLSLGIGKSSGATLTIIPEEFGDKTIRLQMLVDILVGSIIKRLAGKRNYGVAVIAEGLVEKIAVEDLKELDCTCFDDHGHIRYTELNFPELLKQAVVKNLADLGLKMTIVGKEIGYELRCASPNAFDIEYTRDLGFAAFEFLKNNGTDALITIQNNEIVPIPFEGILDMRTKKTQVRMVNVQSVQYRIAREYMIRLEKDDLYSQADLKKMALTINVDPDDFVKRFAYLLD encoded by the coding sequence ATGTTAGAAACAAAAAAAACGATAGCAATTTTGTGTGGTGGTGGCCCGGCGCCTGGCATGAATAGTGTAATTAGTGCAGTCACCATTGAAGCCATAAAAAATGGATGGAATGTGATGGGAATCTATGAAGGTTACACTCATTTGTGTAATGGGGAGAAACATGTAGTGTCCTTAACCATCGACATGGTTAGCCGGATACATCTTGATGGCGGCAGCATATTAGGAACAGCCAGAGTCAATCCGACTAAGAGTGAAGCTCATTTGCGAAATGTAGTAAATACATTAATTGAAATGGGTGTTACCCATTTAGTAACCATTGGAGGGGATGATACTGCATATTCAGCTTGCAAGGTAGCGGAATATGCCAGAAGGGTGCTGGAGATTGACCTTCTGGTAGTGCATGTACCAAAAACGATTGACAATGATTTACCGCTGCCAGAGGGGATTCCTACTTTTGGTTTTGAAACAGCCCGGGCGTTAGGGAGTCAGCTGGTTACAAATTTAATGGAAGATGCGAAAACTACAAACCGCTGGTATTTTGCTATAGCCATGGGGCGTACAGCCGGACATTTATCCTTAGGCATAGGAAAGAGTTCGGGTGCTACACTGACGATTATTCCAGAAGAATTTGGGGATAAAACCATTCGATTACAGATGCTGGTTGATATTTTAGTTGGCTCCATTATTAAACGACTAGCAGGGAAACGCAATTATGGTGTGGCTGTTATTGCTGAAGGATTGGTGGAGAAAATAGCAGTGGAAGATCTAAAGGAGCTGGATTGTACATGTTTTGATGATCATGGACATATTCGCTATACGGAGTTGAATTTTCCTGAACTGCTAAAGCAGGCAGTCGTGAAAAATCTTGCCGATTTAGGGTTGAAAATGACTATTGTTGGTAAAGAAATCGGATATGAATTGCGTTGTGCTTCTCCTAATGCATTTGATATCGAATATACGCGTGATTTAGGATTTGCTGCCTTTGAATTCTTAAAGAATAATGGGACAGACGCTCTGATTACCATTCAAAATAATGAAATTGTACCGATTCCTTTTGAGGGAATACTGGATATGAGAACAAAGAAAACGCAGGTTCGTATGGTAAATGTACAATCTGTTCAATATCGAATTGCTCGAGAATATATGATTCGCTTGGAAAAGGATGACTTATATTCTCAAGCAGACTTGAAAAAAATGGCATTAACAATTAATGTAGATCCTGATGATTTTGTGAAGCGATTTGCATATTTGTTAGATTAA
- the sigH gene encoding RNA polymerase sporulation sigma factor SigH, giving the protein MRFNTQCDLYGSFENMSDEEIVLDAKESDNTIALDYLINKYRNFVRAKARSYFLIGADREDIIQEGMIGLYKAIRDFRTDKLSSFRAFAELCVTRQIITAIKTATRQKHIPLNSYVSLNKPIYDEDSDRTLLDVLSGSKISDPEELVISREEFIDIEEKMGEILSDLEWKVLMAYLDGKSYQEIAVELDRHVKSIDNALQRVKRKLERYLDNRGDDSDIQDMYKGLAGFGKETQGLTGYGDKNND; this is encoded by the coding sequence ATGCGTTTTAATACTCAATGCGATTTGTATGGCTCATTTGAAAATATGAGTGACGAAGAAATTGTGCTTGATGCAAAAGAAAGTGATAATACAATCGCACTCGACTACTTGATTAACAAGTATCGCAATTTCGTTCGGGCGAAAGCTAGGTCATATTTTTTGATTGGCGCTGACCGCGAAGATATTATCCAAGAAGGAATGATTGGATTATATAAGGCTATTCGTGATTTTCGTACTGATAAGCTTTCTTCTTTTCGCGCTTTTGCTGAACTCTGTGTGACGCGCCAGATCATTACGGCGATAAAAACAGCTACCAGACAAAAGCACATACCTTTGAATTCATATGTATCTTTAAATAAACCGATTTACGATGAAGATTCAGATAGAACGTTGTTAGATGTATTATCAGGTTCTAAAATATCCGATCCTGAGGAATTGGTCATTAGTAGAGAAGAATTTATTGATATTGAAGAGAAAATGGGAGAAATCTTAAGCGATCTTGAGTGGAAGGTACTTATGGCTTATCTTGATGGAAAGTCCTATCAGGAAATAGCTGTAGAATTGGATCGCCATGTCAAGTCAATTGATAATGCTCTTCAACGCGTAAAACGTAAATTGGAGAGATACTTGGACAACCGTGGAGATGACAGTGATATTCAAGATATGTACAAAGGTCTTGCGGGATTTGGTAAAGAAACCCAAGGATTGACTGGTTATGGGGACAAAAACAATGATTAA
- a CDS encoding NYN domain-containing protein, with the protein MKNILLVDGYNVIHAWPELSARKDNLEDARDKLIDMMASYGAFQDLAVTIIFDANAVSGAAVFENLIGHVSVIYTQEGETADSHIERMAYDMVRQRKLVYVVTSDWVEQMVILGAGAYRISARELLQDVKKVNKLIKDGFSESQLTYRRHELESRLNSDVVQRLHELRKRV; encoded by the coding sequence ATGAAAAATATTCTATTGGTTGATGGGTATAATGTAATTCATGCTTGGCCGGAATTAAGTGCTCGCAAAGATAATTTGGAAGATGCTCGGGATAAATTAATTGATATGATGGCCAGTTATGGTGCCTTTCAAGATTTGGCAGTTACGATTATTTTTGATGCAAATGCAGTAAGCGGCGCTGCAGTATTTGAGAATCTTATTGGACACGTATCTGTCATCTATACGCAAGAGGGTGAAACTGCCGATAGTCATATTGAAAGAATGGCATATGATATGGTGCGGCAGCGAAAGCTGGTGTATGTGGTTACCTCCGATTGGGTGGAACAAATGGTTATATTAGGAGCTGGAGCATATCGCATTTCCGCCAGGGAACTTTTACAAGATGTGAAGAAAGTGAATAAGCTAATCAAAGACGGTTTTAGTGAGTCGCAGCTTACCTACAGACGGCATGAATTAGAGAGTCGTTTAAATAGTGATGTGGTTCAACGTTTACATGAACTGCGTAAACGGGTGTAG
- a CDS encoding VanW family protein codes for MKKTWLGMTALGILVVVIILFSWYPKVYKGVILEGVDIGGYSREEVVQLLSSWQTQYHKKSIVVQYGDIKSNVDAENIDLGIDANATLDQVWNYGRRGSWWERIQNIKTGWEKGYPISLTIKYNEDKLESLIQQWKDAIDRPPRNAVINLWTGTLVPHELGYALDCDALRPLILDAFKTANRSEITLPVKVIQPKVTMEDITNAGMKEILSSYTTTFNSGDANRTDNIKLAALNTNGTIVYPGKIFSFNEIVGPREKENGFKEALEIVDGEFVPGIGGGICQVSSTLYNAVLLANLKIVERSNHSKPLSYVPLGRDATVAYGALDFQFMNNTKEPLLILAEVEDNKLVVGILGPHPLVEKVEIQHESQKTIPPIIVKKDDDNLYLGETLVEQEGRPGYSLTTLRVVWSKGRQISKEVLSKDVYLGEDTIVKVGKKKPPTADKADKKQISVLPKL; via the coding sequence GTGAAGAAAACGTGGTTAGGAATGACCGCGCTGGGGATTTTGGTCGTAGTTATTATCCTTTTTTCTTGGTATCCTAAGGTATATAAAGGTGTAATACTAGAAGGCGTGGATATTGGCGGATATAGTCGGGAAGAGGTAGTTCAATTATTGTCTTCATGGCAAACTCAGTATCATAAGAAATCAATTGTAGTGCAGTATGGTGATATAAAATCAAATGTGGATGCTGAAAATATTGACTTGGGCATTGATGCGAATGCTACATTGGATCAAGTTTGGAATTATGGACGGCGTGGGTCTTGGTGGGAAAGAATACAAAATATTAAGACTGGCTGGGAAAAGGGCTATCCTATATCTCTGACCATCAAGTATAATGAAGACAAGCTAGAGAGTCTAATCCAGCAATGGAAAGATGCGATTGATCGTCCGCCTCGCAATGCGGTTATCAATTTATGGACCGGGACACTTGTTCCTCATGAACTAGGATATGCTTTGGATTGTGATGCTTTGCGTCCACTGATTCTAGATGCATTCAAAACAGCGAATCGCTCTGAGATAACCTTGCCTGTGAAAGTAATCCAACCGAAAGTAACCATGGAAGATATTACAAATGCAGGTATGAAGGAAATCTTAAGCAGTTATACGACAACTTTTAATAGTGGAGATGCCAACCGTACAGACAATATCAAATTAGCTGCTTTGAATACCAATGGAACCATTGTATATCCTGGAAAGATTTTTTCTTTTAATGAAATAGTAGGGCCACGAGAAAAAGAGAATGGATTTAAAGAAGCGCTAGAAATTGTTGATGGTGAATTTGTTCCAGGCATTGGCGGAGGAATATGCCAAGTTTCTTCTACGCTGTATAATGCTGTTCTTTTAGCAAATTTGAAAATTGTTGAAAGATCCAATCATTCGAAGCCTCTTAGCTATGTACCCTTAGGTCGGGATGCTACAGTTGCATATGGTGCACTGGATTTTCAGTTTATGAATAATACTAAAGAACCCTTACTGATTCTGGCAGAAGTAGAGGATAATAAATTGGTAGTTGGAATTTTGGGGCCGCATCCTTTAGTGGAGAAGGTAGAAATTCAACATGAGAGTCAGAAAACAATTCCGCCGATCATTGTCAAGAAAGATGATGATAATTTATATTTGGGAGAAACACTGGTAGAGCAAGAAGGAAGACCGGGTTATTCATTAACAACTCTCAGAGTCGTATGGTCAAAGGGACGGCAGATTTCCAAAGAAGTATTGTCAAAAGATGTATATTTGGGAGAGGATACGATAGTCAAAGTAGGCAAGAAGAAGCCTCCTACCGCAGATAAAGCTGATAAGAAGCAAATTAGTGTCTTGCCAAAGTTGTGA
- the rlmB gene encoding 23S rRNA (guanosine(2251)-2'-O)-methyltransferase RlmB, with product MAELEEFIMGRNSVMEALKSGRPINKIFVAKGERQGSIREVIALARERRLIIQEVEMNKLDGMTDGQKHQGIVASIPPVAYAELDDILAKATAPDQTPFLVLLDELEDPHNVGAILRTSDAAGVHGVLMPKRRSCPLSSTVAKTSAGAVEYVPVARIGNVSQTLEELKKAGMWIVGADMDGEKNYYETDLTGPIVVVVGNEGKGMGRLTKEHCDFVVRIPMLGKISSLNASVACSLLLYEVVRQREMKNK from the coding sequence ATGGCCGAATTAGAAGAGTTTATTATGGGACGTAATAGTGTGATGGAGGCCTTAAAAAGTGGTCGTCCGATCAATAAAATATTCGTGGCAAAAGGAGAAAGACAGGGATCGATTCGTGAAGTGATTGCCTTGGCTCGTGAGAGACGGCTTATCATACAAGAGGTAGAAATGAATAAGTTAGACGGGATGACAGACGGACAAAAGCATCAGGGTATCGTAGCGAGTATACCACCTGTAGCTTATGCGGAACTGGATGATATCTTAGCCAAAGCAACAGCACCTGACCAAACTCCTTTTCTTGTTCTTTTGGATGAGTTAGAAGATCCTCATAATGTAGGAGCTATTTTACGTACATCGGATGCGGCGGGAGTACATGGCGTACTGATGCCGAAAAGGCGCAGCTGTCCTTTATCAAGTACGGTAGCTAAAACCTCGGCTGGTGCAGTAGAATATGTACCAGTAGCAAGAATTGGCAATGTTTCGCAAACCTTGGAAGAATTAAAAAAAGCAGGAATGTGGATCGTCGGGGCTGATATGGATGGAGAAAAAAATTACTATGAAACAGACTTGACAGGACCTATTGTTGTAGTTGTTGGCAATGAGGGCAAGGGGATGGGACGTTTGACAAAAGAACATTGTGATTTTGTAGTTCGAATTCCCATGCTTGGTAAAATTAGTTCTTTAAACGCCTCCGTTGCCTGTTCCTTACTTTTATATGAGGTTGTCAGACAGCGGGAGATGAAAAATAAGTGA
- the thyX gene encoding FAD-dependent thymidylate synthase, with protein MKVKLISHTPEPERMVAMSARLCYSPVGAEELVENMSSAQVEKLVSKIVEMEHLSTLEHVSFTFAIEGVSRVLTHQLVRHRIASYSQQSQRYVSEHDFEYIMPPAVAANELAKAKFEELMGTIQSTYNELVELGVHKEDARYCLANAAETKIVVTMNARTLLHFFELRCCARAQWEIRSLAELMLREVKKIAPLLFKKAGPTCITSNYCGEGELTCGRLAAMKGSAKK; from the coding sequence ATGAAAGTAAAATTGATATCTCATACTCCTGAACCAGAGCGAATGGTAGCAATGTCGGCAAGACTTTGCTATTCACCAGTTGGGGCAGAGGAATTAGTGGAAAATATGTCTAGTGCCCAGGTAGAGAAATTGGTAAGTAAGATTGTCGAAATGGAACATTTATCCACATTGGAACATGTAAGTTTTACCTTTGCAATTGAAGGCGTATCCCGGGTATTAACTCATCAGCTGGTTCGTCATCGTATTGCCTCTTATTCGCAGCAATCTCAGCGGTATGTTAGTGAACATGATTTTGAATACATTATGCCTCCTGCTGTAGCGGCGAATGAACTTGCTAAAGCAAAGTTTGAAGAGCTGATGGGGACGATTCAAAGTACATATAATGAATTGGTAGAATTAGGTGTTCATAAGGAAGATGCAAGATATTGTTTAGCGAATGCTGCGGAAACTAAAATTGTAGTAACGATGAATGCTAGAACCTTACTGCATTTTTTTGAATTGCGCTGCTGCGCAAGAGCACAGTGGGAAATTAGAAGTTTAGCAGAACTTATGCTCAGGGAAGTAAAAAAAATTGCTCCGCTGCTTTTTAAAAAAGCAGGCCCAACTTGTATAACAAGCAATTACTGTGGTGAAGGTGAGCTAACTTGTGGTCGCTTAGCAGCTATGAAAGGTAGTGCTAAAAAATAA